The region agcacatagatgaatagaaatgggttgatttaagttgcaagagctagacaataacaagcctgagctattggctgagcatttataattaataagtccctgagtggttatttgggaaggagCTGGTGGAACAGAGCTGATCATGGTGTCATGGTCCCCTAGTCCCGAcaaaaaactctgcctacacatACTTCTAGCCCCTAAGACTATTTCTGATAGTACAGCATTTCCATAGAGGTCCAGCTAGATAGTTGAAGAATAAAGTCCCTTAAATCATAGATCCAGGAGCCAGGCCCAACAAGTAGTTGAACAAGCAACAGAATGATTGTGTTCAGAGCAGGATTCTATGTCAGCAAGACTGCAGATTCCCACACCACTGGGGGAAGGCCCAACTCACAACAGGGGCATTGCGAAAGCCCTTGATAGCCTGGAAGACTCCACCACCAATGACACCCATAGTGAAGGCTCCACCGCAATCATCCACAATCCGCCAtgggctgcaagcaggaaggaaaagaTTGGGTTAATGTGAAACCCTGTCCTGCCAAGCCTGGACTCTTTGGAACTTGGAGAACCAAAATGGGAAGCTCACAACTGGTAAGAAACAACTCAGATAATAACAAATTAGTTCTGTCTGTCAGTTTTGATACAACccataaagccaggcacagttCCACATACCTGTACTCATAatacttgggaagttgaggcaggaggatcacgagttggAGTCCAACCTGGGTTATAAatggagaccctgtcccaaaaagaaAGTTTGTGCAGCtggatagtggtggcacacaccttggcctttaatcccagcacttaggaggcagaggcagttggatctgagttcaaggccaacctggtctacaaagtgagttctagaacagcaaggaatacacagagaaaccctgtctggaaaaaaacaagagacagagagagagagaagaaactttGTGTTCTGGGTGTgccatgcctttcatcccagcactacagagacagaggcagatagatgtgtgtgtttgaggtcagcctgatctacccagagttccaggacagccagggctacatagcgagagtctgtctcaaaacaaataaacaagaccTAAAAGCtttgtaaatatatttctgaCACAAAAGTaggaaatttttactttttttctttttccttttctttctttctttctttctttctttcttttttttttttttttttttttttttttttgaggcggggtagccttccaaatgctggtcTTATTACTGACAGAATAGTACTCTTGATTACAACCAACCATCAATCAAACTGTTTtgttgctataaaaaaaaaaaaaaaacaaatgaattgaCCAGTACAAAGATTTGGCAGGTTTCAACAGTGTTAATTAGCTAATGTTACTTAAGGAAAGCAGAACAGGGTGGCACtctgttctcaaaaaaaaaaaaaacaaaacaaaacaaaaacgcaaGCACATTCAAGGAAGCCGTGTACAGTgtcctttaaaaatctaaaacagaaaaaaaaaaattcaaatgaagtTCCAGGTCCCACCTCTTAGCCCACAGTGGGTTCATACATGCCCTATCTAGAGTCAAAAACCAGTCTGGGAAAGTCACGCGAGGAAACCCTGTGGGTTTTGGCACCACGCCTCTCCTCCCCCGCTGCCGGAATGGATTTGCCCAGCGTTTCTCTTTTGGCTCACAAAAAGGGTCTAGGAGAACAGTCAGGGTAACAGTGAGGTGGTTTGTCCCATACCGCACCTACAGGGACTCTCCACTGTGGCGGGTTTTAACGAAGTCCAAGTGGGCGGAGCCATGCCGGACGCGCTGAGGTAGTGAAGTTTCTAAGCCTCCCGCGTCAGGGACTTGGCAATGGAGCCGTTGCCTTCCCCGCCCGCCTCCCGTGGTTGGCCTGGGCGTCGCAGGGACTGTCCCGAAGCCTGTGCCCATGGCCGTACCAAGGTTCGCGAGCGTACTCCTCCATGGCGCCTGGAGCAGTCGGTCGCACTGGCGAGCCACTCCCCCTCCCGCCGGACCGCCCACAAGTGCGGAGGCGTCGTACGTAGGCCAAGGAAACAATTGGTTTTCCTTGCTTACGTAAGGCCGTGGGGGCGTTCTTATTGGCTAGACAGGCAGGCCACGTCCGTTCCGTGTAAACCCTTGGCGTCGACCAGTTAACTGTGTCTGGGGAGAGCGGGGAGCATTTTGGTCGTTTAAAGAAGAGCCCTTCGATATTGGTAAGCATAGTGacaaagagggaggggagggcaggtgaCAGACTTTGCTTATCCGCATAGCTGGACTGGTAACGGCGGGGTAGAAGCTTTCTTCTAGAGCTGGAGATGGTGCTGGCATTTTTGCGCCCCCATCCCAGCGCCTTGGTTTCTCCCACTGTGCTGACTTGGAGGAACGTTGGGTGATCCCATTTGGGGTTGCGGGTGTGTTACACTTGGTCCCTCGGCGGTGGGTGGagccttggcctggagaggaactGGGTCTTCGGTGCATCCGGTCCCGGTGCCCCGGTCCGTAGAGTTCTGGTGGTACTAGCCCAGACCATACTGCCAcgtatttctttcatcttttagcACGCACTTTTGTTCTGTCCTTCGAGCTACTGGTGCGGTCAGGTAGGTGTgtgcagcggggggggggggggggggcggcgcgTCAAATGAGCACTCGCTGTCGTGTGATGCATGGTTACTGGATATCCTGACTGAAATGTTTATTGGATCTGTCGCTGTCGTGTGATGCATGGTTTCTGGATATCCTGACTAAAATGTTTATCAGATCTGTCGTTCAGTACTGTCTGTCGCTTCCTAGGTCTGTTCCCACAATGCCGCTCCCGGTTGCACTGCAGACCCGCTTGGCGAAGAGGGGCATCCTCAAACATTTGGAACCCGGTGAGAAAGCTAATAACAGATGGGTCTACCATGTGCCGGTGTTACCAGACGTCTGTTGTTCTGTTCTCTAACTCCGACCTGCCCgctccccccccgcccccccccccccccccccgtcaaaCCCAGGTGCATGCTAAGCAGGCGCGAACCATCGTCCCCAGCCCCGAAACACACATCTTTTCCACGCTTGCGTTGCTGGGGTCAAACTCAAACTCTTGGATGTGCTCTACTATTGAGGCTTTGTTGTTAATACTTGATATCTTGCATGGCCTGGCAGGCATCTTAATGGCAATATAATTTCCTGGTATCCATTACTACTGCATAGTAAGTACCGTGTGAAGCATAGACTGGAGGATAGAGTTTAATTCACGAAtaaagtgggcatggtggcatgtaccaATAGTCTCagctacttaggaggcagagataggaagatgACTTGAGCCCAGGAAATCAAGGCAAGCCATGGCAACTTGGCGAGACCCAGTCTTCAGAAACTAAAGCTAAGctgctggttggtggtggtggcacactcattTAAAACCCAGCACTCCAGGCCAGATATTTTTCTCTGCACACTccaaaaataactaaaatccAAAGGGGTAACTACTTGCTATTAATTaatgtttgagacatggtcttggtCTCATTGTATCGttctggcaggcctggaactcatgtagatcaggctggctttgaattcacaaagatctgtctgtctctgcttttctaatgctgggattaaaggtgtccaccaccacactgggccagtatttatttaataagaGTGATATATTCTGCAGTCTCTGTTTCAAATATAGTGACAAGGTGTTAATGCTTTGTGGTTTTTAACTCAGCAGACGTACTGTGATGATAGGCATGATAACCTATTAACATTTATTTGGGCCACCTAAGTGCCTGGCACATATATTAATAGTCTAAAATGATCATCTATCAGTTAGGTTTAtgaagtggcatttcatttgtattttaacaaataaaacttgcccgaggatcagaaaagttaaaacagccacactggccagcctcacagaccaggcagcaatagcacatacctttaatcccaggagccacactagcaGTGGTGGTGAACTAGAACTAGaacccagaactagagaggattataaaatgggaggagacagctctcagtctgtcTCATTAGCAGACGTAAGAGCCAGTGACCAGCTGCTtttgctctctgaccttcaggttgaaccccaatttctgtgtctgggtttttattacccGTGCTACAGGTTTACTGTATTACTAGCTGCTAATTACACATTAttgccaataataataaaatctggcGTGAGTTTTAACCCATATGGTGTGTTAGGCACTGGAAAGTGCGCCATAATACTGTATGGATAACTGACATCTATTACAGGACTACTTTGGGCCAGCCACAGACATTGTACCTAATAGTGCTAAATTTTTTTTGGTGAAGCTAGGGTATGAATCCAGAGTTTCAGGCAAACcccatatcatttttattttaagtctcTTGAGTACTGAGCCCATTGCTGAAAGTATATATCTATTTGCACTCCGAGTATCACAGAAGTTTGTTATGAAAATGTACATGACCCAATTCTACAGCCCAGTCAAACAGTCCTTTGGGGAAGGATGTGAACTCCTCTGCTAAGCAGTCATTGTTTAGACTATTTCCAAGGCTCCTAACACGAGGATGCTGTTTCCTCGTATGACCACCATGCCGGTGTTATTCTGTTGCCCTAGTGGCCATCTCCACTCATCAATCACAAGATCCATAAAGGGATCAAAGCCCTGAAGAATTCCTTGTACATGTCTGCCACCATTTAACTTCAATGACAACTTCTTGTCCATAAATTTCTTCAGTTCGGGAGGGTGGGTCTTGCTCATGGTGACTCTCCAGCTGGCTCCACACGGGAAGGAGCAGGTGGCCTTGCAAAAGCATGCGCAGCAGGCCGGGTGctcaatattatatataattagcaATAGCAATATGGATGATCATACGTGACAATTCTTTTGGTGTCACTGGGCTGAGATGTGCAttggtttttggatttttgagacagggtttctctgtgtagcgttggctgtcctggaactcacagagatcctcctgcctctgcctcccgagtgccgggattaaaggtgtgcaccaccaccaattGGCGTGGCATATGCATTTTATTGTTAGTTATACCCACAGCTGAAATCTGTTATGGGCCTACTGATAGCCAGGCATTGAGCTGATAATAAATACCATTTTTATTCTATCACCAGGTTTCTTGCTGCAGGCTTAATATATGTCAGCCCTTGGCAGTAAATTCAGAGCAATGTTTGAATTAATTCCTTGCTGTACATGACTCAGAAACCCATCACAGTTCAGAAGGTGAATAGGTGACCCATTGTTTTTAGGCAACCCCCCTGCTATTTAAACCCATTTCATTTGAATAGGTTTGGATGATACAGGGCCACATGGTATCTGACCTCAGGAACTGGTAGGTTTTTTAAGATTCTCTATCAACTCTCAATGCATAGCTCTGTCTTCCATGTACAGTGGTATAGATGTGAGTGGTTATGGCCCCAGGCCCTGAGTATAGGAAGAGAACCCCCGGGGTTCTTAAACTGCTTGTCTGTCTCCCTGTTCTTCCAGAGCCAGAGGAAGAGATTATTGCTGAGGACTATGATGATGATCCTGTCGACTATGAGGCCACCCGGTTAGAGGGTCTGCCACCGAGCTGGTACAAGGTGTTTGACCCTTCTTGGTGAGCCTACCAACATAAGGCAGGAGGGATGGCTGGCTTTTCCCTTCCTGTGTTAATGAGGAAGGTATCTGCTATGGAGCCATGGAGCAGATCTAAGCAGAGGTCAGGGAAACAGTTGACATAAGGGACATCTGTGCTGACATTCCCATCCCTctcactgcccacagtggactccCTTATTACTGGAATGTTGAGACAGACCTCGTGTCGTGGCTCTCACCACATGACCCCAACTTTGTCGTTACCAAATCTGCCAAGAAACTGAGGACCAGTAATGCTGGTGGTGAGTTGGCAAAGCATGGGTATCTCAGTGATTCTTACAGTCTCAAAGAGGGGCTGAGGAGACCATATGTATAAGAGAGGGCTTCAGGACTTCTGTGTTACCGCAGATGCTGAGGACAAGTTGGACCGGAATCATGAGAAGTTGGACAGAAATCATGAGAAGTCAGACCGAAGTCACGAGAAGCCAGACAGGAGCCACGAGAAGGCAGACAGAAACCATGAGAAGTCTGACCGGGATCGAGAGCGGAGCTATGACAaagtggacagagagagagatcggGACAGGGAACGAGATCGGGACCGGGGGTATGACAAGGCAGACCGGGAAGATGGCAAAGACCGGCGCCACCATCGCAGAGAGGAACTAGCTCCTTACCCCAAGAGCAAGAAGGGTAAGCAGATCAGGTTGGGACTTGGATGAGTCAAGTGAGGTACCAGGGCACAGGAATGTAAGGAGTGCATATCTAGACCCGGGCTCCTGGAGAATGGTGCTGTGAGCCATGGTAGCCCCTGGCACCACGTCCTCCTGGGAGAAGGGGCTCAGTGATCTGGGGCTCCTTGGGCCTTAAGTGAAGAATTTAACCAGCGACTTATTTCTATAGTGGCAAGCCGGAAAGATGAAGAATTAGACCCCATGGATCCCAGCTCATACTCAGATGCACCCCGGTAAGCGAAACCCCATGCCAATCTTGGTTTTTCATGCTTGTCGCTATACCTGTGAACAGTACCTTCCTCCTGCATTTCTTCCCATTCTTTAATCATGGGCAGTTGGGGGAATGTCCACTATACCCTTTTCCTGTCCTCTAATTCTCTGTTGTCCCCAGGGGCACATGGTCAACAGGACTACCCAAGAGGAATGAGGCCAAGACAGGTGCCGACACGACAGCAGCTGGGCCCCTCTTCCAGCAGCGCCCATACCCTTCCCCAGGGGCTGTGCTCCGCGCCAACGCTGAGGCCTCCCGAACCAAACAGCAGGACTGACCCTTCGTTTGCTGTAGCTTTGGCAGTTTgccttcctgctttcttccttgaGGCTCTGGATGTAGGGCCCAGAGCTTCACACATGCTGAATAAGTATCCCACCAATGAGCGACACTCCCGGCCCCCTTATTGTTTGTAATAAAAGCTTTGTTGTGGATCATACTCAGGAGGCTTGAGTGCTTCCTTTCTTACTTTCCCGGCTTTCCAACCCAAGCTGACAAGatgcaaaacacattttatttgcaGAAACTCACCTAAGAAATACTGCAAGGTAGCAGAAGTTGAGGTGGGCCCATTAACAGGTTAGTCATGTCAGCCCTATGTGGGGCAGGGTTGGTGGGGACAGGGAGTTCCCATGTCTACCTCACCCTACCCCTAATACTGATAAGAGTTTAGTCCCAGCTGGGCCAGGGCAAGAAGGGAGAACGAAGGCAGGCCAACATCTTCAATTCCAGCAGCTACGAGCCCTTCACCTTGGTGAGCAACCTGTGGTGAACacgggaaggaaagagaaacacagaaagctgGGGTGGACTGGCAGGAGGGTTCCCTGAGCAAGTGAAGGCGGTAGTAGTAAACTAGTATCCTGGGGTTAATTTCGGTGCTTATGTGGAGAGAGCAGGCCCCGGGTCAGACAGCTACACATGCGCTAAATAAATACATCATCTTTATTTGGCTTGGGTATCCTGACATGTTCATTACAGTTCCTTAGAAAACAACACCCCCAAAAATCAGAacaaattaatcaaaaataaagatCCAATGGCCCTATTTACATATAGCAAAGACAGCCCAGGCACCTCCCATGCGtgtatttatgcacacacacgcatacgctcactcacacacacaacaggcacacacatctgGGAAACAGTTAAGGAGTTAATAAGCTTTGGGGAGTGCGGGGGTGCAGGTTCCATGATTCATCAATTCTGGCACCCGCCATGAAGTACGGGTGTTTTAAACAGCCAATGGGGCTGAAGAGTGGGATTGGCagctttatttttcctctctggATGTTTCAGAAGATAATCAATCCTTCATCCGTCTCTTCAATTACGTAAGATTCAGCCACTTCAGGATTTCCCCTCCCCATTTTCCCAACACTCTGGATCATTATTAATCTGATTATCACAAATGCCCAAACTACTGAACAGCGAATGGTGTTTATTGCACCCTCCCCAAGATGAGCTGATGCAAAATTCTCAGCTTGTGCCTCTCTCCTCACTCCAGGCACTTACAACAGGCTGATCTTCAAGGGTCTCTGTACCAGGGAAACTGCCCAAAAGCCACATCAGAGACCAAGCTGTTGACATGATCCAGGGTGATGGTGCAGGAGAGAAGGCCTCATACAATAGGAAATGGAACCCCACGGGTAGTCATTAGTCATTACTGAAGAGCTGCAGGGCTTTTGTCCAGTCTGCAGGATGGCTGGGATGACCTGTCCCAGGCATGAGAGACAGGACATCTCCAGCAGAGGGTCGTGGGAAAAAGCCTGGAATAGCAGTGCCCCAACCCTGTTCCCAAAGAGGTTAGCCTTGGTCAGAGGAAGCTGCTCAATAAAGCTCCTTCAGGAAAGGGGGGTCCATCTACCAGGAAGGCTCATATCCCTAGTTCCATATTCCTCTAGAAGTATGGGAGAAAAAACCCTCCAACCCCACAAAAGTCAGGCCCTGGCAACAACTTTGGACCTGCAGCAGCCCAACCCCCTCCACCCAACCCCCTACCCTGGCTCCCCCAACCACTACCAGCTCTCACTTCACCAGCACTGACTTTGGCAGAAAGGGCTCCGTGATGAGGTCTCCTCGAGAAGACAGTTGCGGTGGTGGTGGCTGCCCAGGAGGCTGCTGGTGAATGCAGGgcccggaggcagaggcagaagtggaGGCTATGGCTTTGACTGCACCTCGCGGGAGGCTGTAGAGGTAGACGGCACCAATGACCAGCCCAGCGCCCAGGGCAAATAAAGGGTCCAGGTGGAAGCCAAAGAGGCGAATGGAGGCAACAGTGGACAGCACAATGGACAGGGAGGTGGCAAAGCCCTTGAGGATGTTATCAGCATACTTGACAACGACAGCCACCAGGAGCCCACCAAAGGCTTGGTTAAGTACCACACCCCAGACAGCAGGCGTGTACCCAAAGAAGAAGCCTTGATGGGCTACAGCAGTGCCCTCAGCCCACCAGAGCCCCACCAGGCCCAGTGCTGTGCCAAAAAGGCCTAGCTGTAGGTTACGCAGCCACACAGAACCTGAGCTGCCTTTGAGGATCTTCTCAAAGTAGACCCCTGCGAagcctgaggagaggcaggaggccaCAACAGCTGCTAGTCCTGCCCCAGGATTCTGATCCAGTGGCCGAGGGCCACCGCTACCAGCTTGCTGTGCCTGGACAATCGCAACACCAGTGAATAGCAGCACCAGGGAGGCCCACTGCAGACGTGAGAGGCTGCGGTTCAACATGAGCACGGAGAACAGTGCTGTAGTCAAAATCTTCAGCTGATATGTCACCTGCAAGTTGCATATGGAAGGCACTGAGGGCTGGCCCCAACTCCCAGGAAGTGCAAGGGGCAGGGGACAGTACCCACTGTGGCCCTTCAGGCATAATGTAAAGGAGAGGTGGGGtacataacaataaaattaacCAACCACTGACCACTGACTAATTTGTGGCTAACTAGTTCCCAAAGCCCTTCCCAGATGGCTAGGGATGCAGTCAATAGGTAAggagcttgcctagcatacacagactgctggcttccatccccagcaccagatgcagtggcatacacctgtaatcccagcactcgaaaaatggaggcaggaggatcagaaattcaaagtcatccttggttaTGTAGAgtcagaggccagtctgggctagaaatggtctcaaaaaaaagaaaaaaaagaaaaaaaagaacctcccggccaggcagtgttggtggtacacgccttgaatcccagcactcaggaggcagaggcaggcagatctctgtgagttcaaggccagcctggtctataagagctagttccaggacaggctccaaagctacagagaaaccctgtcttgaaaagcaaacagaggagatgccatggatccactgccagacctttgctggtaggccacgacctcgtggggatacacagattaatagaaatgggttaaatcaagatatgagagttagccaataagaggctagaactaatgggccaagcagtaacttaattaatacagtttctgtgtggttattttgggtgtaagctagccgggcggctgggaaAAACAAGCAGGCTCTCCCCCCTTACAACAACTGGCACTCCAACGTGGTCAACTAAccccacgtaaaacctgagagggcttgaaaaaggaattctagactaaaaaaaatagaataaaagaaaaagaaacaaacaaaaaagaaaagaaaaagaacctccCAGTGAGTTACAAAAAGGTAGCTGTGCCAAAGTGTCCCGAGTCACACGTAAATCTACAACCCAATACTACTTTCCTAGCTCTGTGATAGGGACAAATCACTTGTCCTTTCTCAGGCCTGGCATCATCTCTATAAAGTAAGACGATGTATGTAAAACGCCTCC is a window of Arvicola amphibius chromosome X, mArvAmp1.2, whole genome shotgun sequence DNA encoding:
- the Pqbp1 gene encoding polyglutamine-binding protein 1, yielding MPLPVALQTRLAKRGILKHLEPEPEEEIIAEDYDDDPVDYEATRLEGLPPSWYKVFDPSCGLPYYWNVETDLVSWLSPHDPNFVVTKSAKKLRTSNAGDAEDKLDRNHEKLDRNHEKSDRSHEKPDRSHEKADRNHEKSDRDRERSYDKVDRERDRDRERDRDRGYDKADREDGKDRRHHRREELAPYPKSKKVASRKDEELDPMDPSSYSDAPRGTWSTGLPKRNEAKTGADTTAAGPLFQQRPYPSPGAVLRANAEASRTKQQD
- the LOC119805055 gene encoding small nuclear ribonucleoprotein G-like, whose translation is MSKTHPPELKKFMDKKLSLKLNGGRHVQGILQGFDPFMDLVIDEWRWPLGQQNNTGMVVIRGNSILVLGALEIV
- the Slc35a2 gene encoding UDP-galactose translocator isoform X1 codes for the protein MAAVGVGGSSAAAGPGAVSAGVLESGSATAAHRRLKYISLAVLVVQNASLILSIRYARTLPGDRFFATTAVVMAEVLKGVTCLLLLFAQKRGNVKHLVLFLHEAVLVQYVDTLKLAVPSLIYTLQNNLQYVAISNLPAATFQVTYQLKILTTALFSVLMLNRSLSRLQWASLVLLFTGVAIVQAQQAGSGGPRPLDQNPGAGLAAVVASCLSSGFAGVYFEKILKGSSGSVWLRNLQLGLFGTALGLVGLWWAEGTAVAHQGFFFGYTPAVWGVVLNQAFGGLLVAVVVKYADNILKGFATSLSIVLSTVASIRLFGFHLDPLFALGAGLVIGAVYLYSLPRGAVKAIASTSASASGPCIHQQPPGQPPPPQLSSRGDLITEPFLPKLLTKVKGS